In one Callospermophilus lateralis isolate mCalLat2 unplaced genomic scaffold, mCalLat2.hap1 Scaffold_2286, whole genome shotgun sequence genomic region, the following are encoded:
- the LOC143388502 gene encoding olfactory receptor 2T33-like, with protein MEKSNTTSDFILLGLFKHTGLHLFLFTVVLAIAISSLVGNALMILLIQQDLRLHTPMYFLLSQLSLMDIMLVSTTVPKMAADYLTGIKSISTAGCGLQIFFLPTLGGGECFLLAAMSYDRYVAVCHPLRYPMLMTWPLCLRMTMGSWFLGAADGLMQAVVALSFPFCSRREIDHFFCEAPTLVRLACADTSVFENVMYICCVLMLLVPFCLILTSYSLILAAVLRMRSTEARKKAFATCSSHVAVVGLFYGAAIFIYMRPKSYRSAHHDKVVSAFYSIFTPMLNPLIYSLRNSEVKGSLKMWLGKCANIKHHQP; from the coding sequence ATGGAGAAGAGCAACACCACCTCTGACTTCATCCTCCTAGGACTCTTCAAGCACACAGGACTCCACCTCTTTCTCTTCACCGTGGTGCTCGCAATAGCCATCAGCTCTCTGGTGGGCAATGCCCTCATGATTCTCCTGATTCAACAGGACCTCCGGCTCCACACGCCCATGTACTTCCTCCTGAGCCAACTGTCCCTCATGGACATAATGCTGGTCTCCACCACTGTGCCCAAAATGGCTGCTGACTACTTGACTGGAATCAAGTCCATCTCCACTGCTGGCTGTGGCTTGCAGATATTCTTTCTTCCAACTCTGGGTGGTGGGGAGTGCTTCCTCTTAGCAGCTATGTcctatgaccgctatgtggcTGTATGCCACCCTCTGCGCTACCCCATGCTCATGACCTGGCCACTGTGTCTGAGGATGACCATGGGGTCCTGGTTCCTGGGAGCAGCTGACGGGCTGATGCAGGCAGTTGTTGCCCTGAGCTTCCCGTTCTGCAGCAGGCGAGAGATAGACCATTTCTTCTGTGAGGCCCCCACACTGGTGCGCTTGGCTTGTGCTGACACATCTGTCTTTGAGAATGTCATGTACATCTGCTGTGTGTTGATGCTCCTGGTGCCCTTCTGCCTCATCCTGACCTCCTACAGTCTCATCCTGGCTGCTGTCCTCCGCATGCGCTCCACAGAAGCCCGCAAGAAGGcctttgccacctgctcctcacATGTGGCTGTGGTGGGACTCTTTTATGGAGCTGCAATTTTTATCTACATGAGACCCAAATCCTACAGGTCAGCTCACCATGATAAGGTAGTGTCAGCCTTCTATAGCATCTTCACCCCTATGCTGAACCCCctcatctacagcctgaggaacagtGAAGTCAAGGGAAGCTTGAAAATGTGGCTGGGGAAATGTGCAAATATTAAACACCACCAACCTTGA